Proteins encoded within one genomic window of Mesorhizobium sp. AR10:
- the ccmD gene encoding heme exporter protein CcmD: protein MSVHALYVTAAYAITAVVLAGLIGWILIDQRARKRDLAELEASGVRRRSDKASKT, encoded by the coding sequence GTGAGCGTGCATGCGCTCTACGTCACCGCCGCCTATGCCATCACGGCCGTGGTTCTGGCCGGGCTGATCGGCTGGATCCTTATCGACCAGCGGGCGCGAAAGCGAGATCTCGCCGAACTGGAAGCATCCGGCGTGCGGCGGCGCTCAGACAAAGCCAGCAAGACATGA
- a CDS encoding DsbE family thiol:disulfide interchange protein yields MSMDTETPAPPRRRLIVLLPLLVFLGLAGLFLSQLLSGRDESEVPSALIGLPAPQTNLPALEGLNLPGLDSKQFAGKVTLVNVFASWCAPCREEHPLLLALSQDKRFVMAALNYKDQPENARRFLGDLGNPFQAIGVDAAGRTAIDWGVYGVPETFVIGKDGKIAYKHVGPLTAESARDLLLPQIEKALAVPG; encoded by the coding sequence ATGAGCATGGACACCGAGACGCCGGCGCCGCCCCGGCGCCGCCTGATCGTGCTGTTGCCGCTGCTGGTTTTCCTGGGCTTGGCCGGACTGTTCCTGTCGCAGCTCTTGTCCGGGCGCGACGAGTCGGAAGTGCCGTCGGCACTGATCGGCCTGCCGGCGCCGCAGACCAACCTACCGGCGCTGGAGGGTTTGAATCTGCCGGGGCTGGATTCGAAACAGTTCGCCGGCAAGGTGACGCTGGTCAACGTCTTCGCGTCGTGGTGCGCGCCATGCCGGGAAGAACATCCGCTACTGCTGGCGCTGTCGCAGGACAAGCGCTTCGTCATGGCCGCGCTGAACTACAAGGACCAGCCGGAAAACGCCCGCCGGTTTCTCGGCGACCTCGGCAATCCGTTCCAGGCGATCGGAGTCGACGCGGCGGGCCGCACGGCGATCGACTGGGGCGTCTATGGCGTGCCCGAAACCTTCGTCATCGGCAAGGACGGCAAGATCGCCTACAAGCATGTCGGCCCACTGACGGCGGAGTCAGCGAGAGATCTCCTGTTGCCGCAGATAGAAAAGGCGCTGGCGGTGCCAGGCTGA
- a CDS encoding pyridoxamine 5'-phosphate oxidase family protein: MEFVTTRDELRTIYKTPRPTDGSIRKELKALDGHCRSFIGKSPFVLIGSSDGAGNADVTPKGDRPGFTVVLDDKTIAIPDRPGNNRLDTLENILLNPSVGLLFLIPGMNETLRVNGDARITVDAGLRERLAVDGREPQSVIVVTVKAAYMHCAKAFMRSDLWKPETWYDRATLPTLGQILRDQLAVADSAEATDRWLDEEYKQTMW; encoded by the coding sequence ATGGAATTCGTCACCACGCGCGACGAACTGAGGACGATCTACAAGACACCCCGGCCAACCGACGGCTCCATCCGCAAGGAGCTGAAGGCGCTCGACGGTCACTGCCGCTCCTTCATCGGCAAAAGCCCCTTCGTGCTGATCGGCTCGTCCGATGGCGCCGGCAATGCTGACGTGACGCCGAAGGGCGACAGACCCGGCTTCACCGTGGTACTGGACGACAAGACCATCGCCATCCCCGACCGGCCCGGCAACAACCGGCTGGACACGCTGGAAAACATCCTTCTCAACCCGTCGGTCGGGCTGCTCTTCCTCATCCCGGGCATGAACGAGACGCTGCGCGTCAATGGCGATGCCCGCATCACTGTCGATGCGGGTTTGCGCGAACGGCTGGCGGTCGACGGCAGGGAACCGCAGAGCGTCATCGTGGTGACGGTCAAGGCCGCCTATATGCATTGCGCCAAGGCCTTCATGCGCTCCGATCTGTGGAAGCCGGAAACCTGGTACGACCGCGCGACGCTGCCGACGCTCGGCCAGATCCTGCGCGATCAGTTGGCGGTTGCCGATTCGGCCGAGGCGACCGACCGCTGGCTCGACGAGGAATACAAGCAGACGATGTGGTAG
- the acnA gene encoding aconitate hydratase AcnA — protein sequence MSKSLDSFNCRRTLTAAGTDYVYFNLIEAEKNGLTGISQLPYSMKVLLENLLRNEDGRSVTKESIQAVAGWLTDKGTAGVEIAYRPARVLMQDFTGVPAVVDLAAMRDAMASLGGDPQKINPLVPVDLVIDHSVIVDEFGTPMAFARNVELEYERNEERYKFLKWGQQAFRNFRVVPPGTGICHQVNLEYLGQVVWTNTEDGETTAYPDTCVGTDSHTTMINGLGVLGWGVGGIEAEAAMLGQPVSMLLPEVIGFRLTGRLKEGVTATDLVLTVTQMLRKKGVVGKFVEFFGPGLSNMTLADRATIGNMAPEYGATCGFFPVDGETIRYLTMSGREESRIALVEAYAKAQGLWRDIGSADPVFTDLLELELGSVVPSMAGPKRPEGRVALEGIPEGFAKAMETEYKKAAEIHKRYAVEGTSHDLGHGDVVIAAITSCTNTSNPSVLIGAGLLARNANRLGLKQKPWVKTSLAPGSQVVAEYLEKSGLQKELDQIGFNLVGFGCTTCIGNSGPLPAPISKTINDKGLIAAAVLSGNRNFEGRVSPDVQANYLASPPLVVAHALAGTVTRDLTTEPLGEDKNGNPVYLRDIWPSSAEIQEFIEKNVTRELFARKYADVFKGDEYWQNVKAPEGQTYAWDDNSTYVQNPPYFAGMTAGFGKIGDIKGARVLGLFGDKITTDHISPAGSIKAASPAGQYLTEHGVGVADFNQYGTRRGNHEVMMRGTFANIRIRNHMLGENGREGGYTIHYPSKEETSIYDAAMEYKKEGVPLVIFAGVEYGNGSSRDWAAKGTNLLGVRAVIAQSFERIHRSNLVGMGVIPFVFEEGTSWASLNLKGDELVEIDGLDAIKPRQKMTAKVTYGDGTVKNVPIICRIDTLDELDYFKNGGILQYVLRDLAA from the coding sequence GTGTCAAAATCACTCGATAGTTTCAATTGCCGCCGCACGCTGACCGCAGCCGGCACCGACTATGTTTATTTCAACCTTATCGAGGCCGAGAAGAACGGCCTCACCGGCATTTCCCAACTGCCCTATTCGATGAAGGTGCTGCTGGAAAACCTGCTGCGCAACGAGGACGGCCGTTCCGTTACCAAGGAAAGCATCCAGGCGGTTGCCGGCTGGCTGACCGACAAGGGCACCGCCGGCGTCGAGATCGCCTACCGCCCGGCCCGCGTGCTGATGCAGGATTTCACCGGCGTTCCGGCCGTGGTCGACCTGGCTGCGATGCGCGACGCCATGGCCTCGCTTGGCGGCGATCCACAAAAGATCAATCCGCTGGTGCCGGTCGACCTGGTCATCGACCATTCGGTCATCGTCGATGAGTTCGGCACGCCGATGGCTTTCGCCCGCAATGTCGAGCTCGAATATGAGCGCAACGAGGAACGCTACAAGTTCCTCAAATGGGGCCAGCAGGCGTTCCGCAATTTCCGCGTCGTGCCGCCCGGCACCGGCATCTGCCACCAGGTCAATCTCGAATATCTCGGACAGGTGGTGTGGACCAACACCGAGGACGGCGAAACGACAGCCTATCCCGACACCTGCGTCGGCACCGATTCGCACACCACCATGATCAACGGTCTCGGCGTGCTCGGCTGGGGTGTCGGCGGCATCGAAGCCGAGGCTGCAATGCTCGGCCAGCCGGTTTCCATGCTTTTGCCGGAAGTCATCGGCTTCCGCCTCACCGGCAGACTGAAGGAAGGCGTCACCGCCACCGACCTCGTGCTGACCGTCACCCAGATGCTGCGCAAGAAGGGCGTCGTCGGCAAGTTCGTCGAGTTCTTCGGCCCCGGCCTCTCCAACATGACGCTGGCCGACCGTGCCACCATCGGCAACATGGCGCCCGAATACGGCGCCACCTGCGGCTTCTTTCCGGTCGACGGCGAAACCATCCGCTATCTCACAATGTCCGGCCGCGAGGAAAGCCGCATCGCCCTGGTCGAGGCCTACGCCAAGGCGCAAGGGCTGTGGCGCGACATCGGCTCGGCCGATCCGGTTTTCACCGATCTGCTCGAGCTTGAGCTCGGCAGCGTCGTGCCGTCGATGGCCGGCCCCAAGCGTCCCGAAGGCCGCGTCGCACTGGAAGGCATTCCGGAAGGCTTCGCCAAGGCGATGGAGACCGAATACAAGAAGGCTGCCGAAATCCACAAGCGTTACGCCGTCGAAGGCACCAGCCACGACCTTGGCCATGGCGATGTCGTCATCGCCGCCATCACCTCCTGCACCAACACCTCGAACCCGAGCGTGCTGATCGGCGCCGGGCTGCTGGCGCGCAACGCCAATCGCCTTGGCCTCAAGCAGAAGCCGTGGGTGAAGACCTCGCTGGCGCCGGGCAGCCAGGTCGTCGCCGAGTATCTGGAGAAGTCCGGCCTGCAGAAGGAACTCGACCAGATCGGTTTCAACCTGGTCGGCTTCGGCTGCACCACCTGCATCGGCAATTCCGGCCCGCTGCCGGCGCCGATCTCGAAAACCATCAACGACAAAGGCTTGATTGCTGCCGCGGTCTTGTCCGGCAACCGCAATTTCGAGGGCCGCGTCTCGCCCGACGTGCAGGCGAACTATCTGGCGTCGCCGCCGCTGGTCGTGGCCCACGCGCTGGCAGGAACGGTGACCCGGGATTTGACCACCGAGCCGCTCGGCGAGGACAAGAACGGCAACCCGGTCTACCTAAGGGATATCTGGCCGAGCTCGGCCGAGATCCAGGAGTTCATCGAGAAGAACGTGACGCGCGAGCTGTTCGCCCGCAAATATGCCGACGTCTTCAAGGGCGACGAGTACTGGCAGAACGTCAAGGCGCCGGAAGGCCAGACCTACGCCTGGGACGACAACTCGACCTATGTGCAGAACCCGCCCTATTTCGCCGGCATGACCGCAGGCTTCGGCAAGATCGGCGACATCAAAGGCGCGCGCGTGCTCGGCCTGTTCGGCGACAAAATCACCACCGACCACATCTCGCCGGCGGGTTCGATCAAGGCGGCTTCGCCGGCCGGCCAGTACCTGACCGAACATGGGGTCGGCGTTGCCGACTTCAATCAGTACGGCACGCGCCGCGGCAACCATGAGGTGATGATGCGCGGCACCTTCGCCAACATCCGCATCCGCAACCACATGCTGGGAGAGAATGGCCGCGAGGGTGGCTACACCATCCACTACCCATCGAAGGAAGAGACATCGATCTACGACGCTGCCATGGAGTACAAGAAGGAAGGCGTGCCGCTGGTCATCTTCGCCGGTGTCGAATACGGCAACGGCTCGTCGCGCGACTGGGCGGCCAAGGGCACCAACCTGCTCGGCGTCCGCGCCGTCATCGCCCAGTCCTTCGAGCGCATCCACCGCTCGAACCTGGTCGGCATGGGCGTCATACCCTTCGTCTTCGAGGAAGGCACCTCATGGGCCTCGCTCAACCTCAAGGGCGACGAGCTGGTCGAGATCGACGGCCTCGACGCCATCAAGCCGCGTCAGAAAATGACCGCCAAGGTCACCTATGGCGACGGCACGGTGAAGAACGTTCCGATCATCTGCCGCATCGATACGCTGGACGAGCTCGACTACTTCAAGAATGGCGGCATTCTGCAATATGTCCTGCGCGACCTGGCAGCATAG
- a CDS encoding NADPH-dependent FMN reductase, whose product MLNLLALSGSLRAASTNSALIAALAQNAPSGCRVIVYDGLGRLPIFNPDDEGERTPAEPSRLIDAVTSADGVIVSCPEYAHGVPGGVKNALDWLVSRDAAVGKPAMLVHASPRSLFARTALAEIMRTMSFALYEEAALEIALLGKKSPDVEVILTELKNQQAMREAVSAFADFIRQR is encoded by the coding sequence GTGTTGAACCTCCTCGCCCTCTCCGGCAGCCTGCGCGCAGCCTCGACCAATTCGGCCTTGATCGCGGCCCTGGCGCAGAACGCGCCGTCTGGCTGTCGCGTCATCGTCTATGACGGGCTTGGCCGGTTGCCGATCTTCAACCCCGACGACGAAGGCGAACGGACGCCGGCGGAGCCCTCCAGGCTGATCGACGCCGTTACGAGCGCCGACGGCGTCATCGTCTCTTGTCCGGAATATGCCCATGGCGTGCCGGGCGGCGTGAAGAACGCGCTCGACTGGCTGGTGTCTCGCGACGCCGCCGTCGGCAAGCCGGCCATGCTGGTGCACGCTTCGCCACGCTCGCTGTTTGCCCGCACGGCCCTGGCCGAGATCATGCGCACCATGTCTTTCGCGCTTTACGAGGAAGCAGCGCTTGAGATTGCCTTGCTCGGCAAGAAATCACCGGACGTGGAGGTCATACTGACAGAGCTGAAGAACCAGCAGGCGATGCGGGAAGCGGTTTCAGCCTTCGCCGATTTCATCCGGCAACGTTGA
- a CDS encoding DUF1223 domain-containing protein, which yields MGSRRPLRLAAFALAFSALAGTGLAGQTVRSQADKPLGVVELFTSQGCSSCPPADEFFAELAAKEDIVALAYHVNYWDYLGWQDTLSRKENTERQYDYMRAFGTRSVYTPQAVINGRSHVNGASRREVDGALARMEKSGEGMRVGIKVSRTSDRVMIDTGDAGNGPSDAHVVIVYFDPPQEIEIGKGENSGRRLTYWNAVTGIQTAGMWHGKAQRYELPMTEISKKGGCAVLLQSVGKDGLPGPILGAAFIHKP from the coding sequence ATGGGATCTCGAAGACCATTGCGGCTTGCGGCATTTGCGCTGGCCTTTTCGGCGCTTGCCGGCACCGGGCTTGCCGGCCAGACCGTCAGGTCCCAGGCCGACAAGCCCTTAGGCGTGGTCGAGCTGTTCACCAGCCAGGGCTGCAGTTCCTGCCCGCCGGCCGACGAATTCTTTGCCGAGCTCGCCGCGAAAGAGGACATCGTCGCGCTCGCCTATCATGTCAATTACTGGGACTATCTTGGCTGGCAGGACACGCTGAGCCGCAAGGAGAATACCGAGCGGCAATATGACTATATGCGCGCCTTCGGCACCCGTTCGGTCTATACGCCGCAAGCCGTCATCAATGGCCGCAGCCACGTCAACGGCGCCAGCCGCAGAGAAGTCGATGGCGCGCTTGCCCGGATGGAGAAGTCAGGCGAAGGCATGCGGGTCGGCATCAAGGTCAGTCGGACCAGCGACCGCGTCATGATCGACACCGGCGACGCCGGCAACGGCCCCAGCGATGCCCATGTCGTCATCGTCTATTTCGACCCGCCACAGGAGATCGAAATCGGCAAGGGTGAAAACAGCGGCCGCAGGCTGACCTACTGGAACGCCGTCACCGGCATCCAGACCGCCGGCATGTGGCACGGCAAGGCGCAGCGCTACGAATTGCCGATGACCGAGATCTCCAAGAAGGGCGGCTGCGCAGTGTTGCTGCAGTCGGTCGGCAAGGACGGCCTGCCAGGGCCGATCCTGGGCGCCGCCTTCATCCACAAGCCGTAG
- the ccmB gene encoding heme exporter protein CcmB encodes MLALFLRDIRLNIRAGGGALTGVIFFLAVIATIPFGVGPDLKLLARIGPAILWIGALLACLLGLDRLFQADREDGSLDLLVLGNDRHMLALTVLTKCLAHWAGSVLPLVIAAPLLGLFMNMEPISIGATALTLLVGTPAITFIGATGAAVAVALPRGGLLISVVVLPLTIPVLIFGVAASYGAVADPDPFLQPFLILAALTLFLAVLGPVAAALALRHGTD; translated from the coding sequence ATGCTAGCGCTCTTCCTGCGCGATATCCGCCTCAACATCCGCGCCGGCGGCGGGGCGTTGACCGGCGTGATCTTCTTCCTCGCCGTCATCGCGACAATCCCCTTCGGCGTCGGGCCGGACCTGAAGCTGCTTGCCCGTATCGGCCCGGCGATCCTGTGGATCGGTGCGCTACTCGCTTGCCTGCTCGGCCTCGACCGGCTGTTCCAGGCCGACCGCGAAGACGGCTCGCTCGATCTTCTGGTGCTCGGTAACGACCGGCATATGCTGGCGCTGACGGTGCTGACGAAATGCCTGGCGCACTGGGCCGGAAGCGTGCTGCCGCTGGTCATCGCCGCCCCCTTGCTCGGCCTGTTCATGAACATGGAGCCGATCAGCATCGGCGCCACGGCGCTGACCCTGCTGGTCGGCACGCCGGCGATCACCTTCATCGGTGCTACGGGTGCTGCGGTAGCGGTGGCGCTGCCGCGCGGCGGGCTGCTGATCTCGGTGGTGGTTCTGCCGCTGACCATTCCGGTGCTGATCTTCGGCGTCGCGGCCAGCTATGGCGCGGTGGCGGATCCCGATCCGTTCCTACAGCCCTTCCTCATTCTCGCCGCGCTGACCCTGTTTCTTGCCGTGTTGGGACCAGTAGCGGCAGCATTGGCCTTGCGGCATGGAACGGATTGA
- a CDS encoding Bax inhibitor-1/YccA family protein: MAELRNYQTRAVPGARVDAAIDEGLRAYMIKVYNLMGLGLLITGLAAWGAFQLAVTGDGQLTAFGALIYTSAFRWVVILAPLAAVFFLSFRIQSMSVAAAQTTFWVYSALVGLSLSTIFLVYTGASITQTFFATAAAFGALSLYGYTTKRDLTAMGSFLIMGVIGLMIAMVINIFLQSSALGFAVSAIGVLIFAGLTAYDTQNIKEMYYEGDATDVAGRKAIMGALRLYLDFINLFMFMLQFMGDRR; this comes from the coding sequence ATGGCTGAACTTCGCAACTACCAGACGCGCGCCGTGCCCGGCGCGCGCGTCGACGCTGCCATTGACGAGGGCCTGCGCGCCTACATGATCAAGGTCTACAATCTGATGGGGCTTGGCCTCCTCATCACCGGCCTTGCCGCCTGGGGCGCTTTCCAGCTCGCCGTCACCGGCGATGGCCAGCTTACCGCTTTCGGCGCGCTCATCTACACAAGCGCCTTCCGCTGGGTTGTCATTCTGGCACCGCTGGCTGCAGTGTTCTTTTTGTCGTTCAGAATCCAGTCGATGAGCGTTGCTGCGGCGCAGACCACGTTCTGGGTCTATTCGGCTCTGGTTGGCCTGTCGCTGTCGACCATATTCCTGGTCTACACCGGCGCCAGCATCACCCAGACCTTCTTCGCCACGGCGGCCGCCTTCGGCGCGCTGTCGCTCTATGGTTACACGACCAAGCGCGACCTGACCGCGATGGGCTCGTTCCTGATCATGGGCGTCATCGGCCTGATGATCGCGATGGTGATCAACATCTTCCTGCAGTCGTCGGCGCTGGGCTTCGCCGTTTCGGCCATCGGAGTGCTGATCTTCGCGGGTCTCACCGCCTATGACACGCAGAACATCAAGGAGATGTACTACGAGGGTGACGCCACGGATGTCGCCGGCCGCAAGGCAATCATGGGCGCGCTGAGGCTCTATCTCGACTTCATCAACCTGTTCATGTTCATGCTGCAGTTCATGGGCGACCGTCGCTAA
- a CDS encoding ceramidase, whose product MWQTLLTPVDLYCERTGPEFWAEPANALTNIAFLAAGLWGVREVRRLGTGAFAEVLAWWVVAIGLGSTLFHTFAVRATIWADVLPIAGFTLAYTLFTLRRFLGMGWGKAIAIFVAFYAGTGLLTWAVPDWLRQASNGTTGYLPPFLALAFFGLWTAASGSGAGRYNLAGSAIFVVSVICRMIDPLACGSFPLGTHFLWHIFNGLMLGVLLAAAARFGAPKTRAVGQ is encoded by the coding sequence ATGTGGCAGACCCTTCTGACGCCAGTCGACCTCTATTGCGAGCGGACCGGACCGGAATTCTGGGCCGAGCCGGCCAACGCACTGACCAACATTGCCTTTCTTGCTGCCGGGCTGTGGGGTGTACGAGAGGTGCGAAGGCTGGGCACCGGAGCCTTCGCCGAGGTGCTGGCCTGGTGGGTGGTGGCGATCGGCCTCGGCTCGACGCTGTTCCATACCTTTGCCGTCAGGGCCACGATCTGGGCCGACGTGCTGCCCATCGCCGGTTTCACGCTGGCCTACACGCTGTTTACGCTCCGCCGCTTCCTCGGCATGGGATGGGGCAAGGCTATCGCCATCTTCGTCGCCTTCTACGCCGGCACCGGACTGTTGACATGGGCCGTACCGGACTGGCTGCGGCAGGCCTCGAACGGCACAACCGGCTATCTGCCACCCTTCCTGGCGCTTGCCTTTTTCGGTCTATGGACGGCAGCAAGCGGCAGTGGCGCCGGCCGCTACAATCTGGCGGGCTCGGCAATCTTCGTCGTGTCGGTCATCTGCCGGATGATCGATCCGCTGGCGTGCGGCAGCTTCCCGCTCGGCACACATTTCCTGTGGCACATCTTCAACGGGCTGATGCTCGGCGTGCTTCTGGCCGCGGCGGCGCGGTTCGGGGCGCCGAAGACAAGGGCAGTAGGGCAGTAG
- a CDS encoding DUF2794 domain-containing protein translates to MTDRGGTEDGDASAILIPLHEARRERLDLPVSFERRELDQILRLYGRMVAANEWRDYAIDHLTDRAVFSVFRRTSEVPLFQIVKDPKLARRQGAFAVIAAGGRILKRGQELGRVLGVFDRTLKLVEA, encoded by the coding sequence ATGACTGATCGCGGCGGGACGGAGGATGGGGACGCATCCGCAATATTGATCCCGCTGCATGAGGCAAGACGCGAACGCCTCGATTTGCCGGTAAGCTTCGAGCGGCGCGAACTGGACCAGATCCTCAGGCTGTACGGACGCATGGTCGCCGCCAATGAATGGCGCGACTACGCCATCGACCATCTCACCGATCGCGCCGTGTTTTCGGTGTTCCGCCGCACCAGTGAGGTGCCGTTATTCCAAATCGTCAAGGATCCGAAGCTGGCGCGCCGGCAGGGCGCCTTCGCCGTCATCGCCGCCGGCGGTCGCATACTCAAGCGCGGCCAGGAGCTCGGGCGCGTGCTTGGCGTCTTCGACCGCACGCTAAAACTGGTCGAGGCTTAA
- a CDS encoding tautomerase family protein, which yields MPFVNIRIVKEVIAADPAGKKADIAKKVTAAIMDATGLGNDDVWVVFEEVNARDWYVGKTDVETLRKG from the coding sequence ATGCCATTCGTCAACATCCGCATCGTCAAGGAGGTGATTGCCGCCGACCCGGCCGGCAAGAAGGCGGACATAGCCAAAAAAGTCACGGCGGCGATCATGGACGCCACCGGACTGGGTAATGACGACGTCTGGGTGGTCTTCGAGGAGGTTAATGCGCGCGACTGGTATGTCGGCAAGACCGATGTTGAGACGCTGCGAAAGGGTTAG
- a CDS encoding SMP-30/gluconolactonase/LRE family protein has product MAAADYYEVLDPRFARLFNGNAQVDKLFTGCRWAEGPAWFAAGRYVVWSDIPNNRMLRYDETDGSVSVFRQPSGNSNGNTVDRQGRLVSCEHSGRGVSRTEHDGSITTIAKAWRGKRLNSPNDAVVRSDGSIWFTDPAYGIESDYEGDKAESEIGACHVYRVDPDSGEVEAVITDMVRPNGLAFSLDESKLYVADTGRTHGAKNPAHIRVFNVGKGGKKVSGDKLFADCTAGLFDGFRLDEDGRIWSSAADGIHCYDPDGTLIGKVKVPEVVANCVFGGNKLNCLYIAGTTSLYMVRLMVNGAKTY; this is encoded by the coding sequence TTGGCCGCCGCAGACTATTATGAAGTTCTCGATCCGCGTTTTGCGCGGCTGTTCAATGGCAACGCGCAAGTGGACAAGCTGTTCACCGGGTGCCGGTGGGCGGAAGGGCCGGCCTGGTTCGCCGCCGGCCGCTATGTCGTCTGGTCCGACATCCCCAACAATCGTATGCTGCGCTACGACGAGACCGACGGCAGCGTCAGCGTGTTCCGCCAGCCGTCCGGCAATTCGAACGGCAACACCGTCGACCGGCAGGGCCGGCTGGTCAGCTGCGAGCATTCGGGCCGCGGGGTCAGCCGTACCGAGCATGATGGCTCCATCACCACCATCGCCAAGGCCTGGCGCGGCAAGCGGCTGAACTCACCCAACGACGCGGTGGTGAGGTCCGATGGCTCGATCTGGTTCACCGATCCGGCCTACGGCATCGAGAGCGACTATGAGGGCGACAAGGCCGAGAGCGAGATCGGCGCCTGCCATGTCTACCGGGTCGATCCCGACAGCGGCGAGGTCGAAGCTGTCATCACCGACATGGTCAGGCCCAATGGGCTCGCCTTCTCGCTCGACGAGAGCAAGCTCTATGTCGCCGATACCGGCCGTACGCATGGCGCGAAGAATCCAGCCCACATCAGGGTGTTCAATGTCGGCAAGGGCGGCAAGAAGGTTTCCGGCGACAAGCTTTTTGCCGACTGCACGGCCGGCCTGTTCGATGGCTTCCGGCTCGACGAGGACGGGCGCATCTGGTCGAGCGCCGCCGACGGCATCCATTGCTACGACCCCGACGGGACATTGATCGGCAAGGTCAAGGTGCCGGAAGTCGTCGCCAATTGCGTGTTCGGCGGCAACAAGCTGAATTGCCTCTACATCGCCGGTACGACCTCGCTCTACATGGTCCGGCTCATGGTCAACGGCGCCAAGACCTACTGA
- the ccmA gene encoding heme ABC exporter ATP-binding protein CcmA, with protein MRLIAENLGGERGGETVFSGIDFALAEGQALIVTGPNGAGKSTLLRIIAGMLPVAEGHVSIEGGGEDFPTVAAACHYLGHQNAMKTALNVTENLRFWRDFSGDGLLSVEEALETVGLDGIGHLPFGYLSTGQRRRAAIAKLLVSQRPLWLLDEPTAGLDKASEERFGAVMEKHLGDGGIVVAATHLPLGIEGAKELRMTG; from the coding sequence ATGCGGCTGATCGCCGAAAATCTTGGGGGTGAACGCGGCGGCGAGACGGTTTTTTCCGGCATCGATTTCGCGCTTGCGGAAGGCCAGGCGCTGATCGTCACGGGCCCGAACGGCGCCGGTAAATCGACACTGCTCAGGATCATCGCCGGAATGCTGCCGGTAGCGGAAGGCCATGTGTCGATTGAGGGCGGTGGCGAGGACTTTCCAACGGTCGCCGCGGCCTGCCACTATCTCGGCCACCAGAACGCGATGAAGACAGCGTTGAACGTGACGGAAAATCTGCGCTTCTGGCGAGATTTTTCGGGGGATGGTCTGTTGAGCGTTGAAGAGGCGCTGGAAACCGTCGGGCTTGATGGTATCGGCCATCTGCCGTTCGGCTATCTCTCGACCGGGCAAAGGCGGCGGGCGGCGATTGCGAAATTGCTGGTCAGCCAGCGGCCGCTCTGGTTGCTCGACGAGCCGACGGCCGGATTGGACAAGGCTTCAGAAGAGCGGTTTGGCGCGGTGATGGAGAAGCATCTCGGCGATGGCGGGATTGTCGTGGCGGCGACGCATTTGCCGCTTGGGATCGAAGGGGCGAAGGAATTGAGGATGACCGGGTGA
- a CDS encoding GNAT family N-acetyltransferase: MSSITIRAAIVSDLDRITDIYADAVAHGTASYELEPPSRAEMGARFASLMAGGFPYLVAEKDGTLLGYAYAGAFRPRPAYRFVVEDSVYVAPEAKGQGVGLKLMQGLVEAAQAAGFRQIIAVIGDGHPDSASVRLHEKLGFRHSGRLEGSGYKHGRWLDTVFMQLSINGGALVPPDSDSLPERKFRE, translated from the coding sequence ATGAGCAGCATCACCATACGCGCCGCCATTGTGTCCGACCTCGACCGGATCACGGACATTTACGCCGATGCGGTCGCCCATGGCACGGCGAGCTACGAACTGGAGCCGCCCAGCCGCGCCGAGATGGGCGCGCGATTCGCCAGTCTGATGGCGGGCGGCTTTCCCTATCTGGTGGCGGAAAAAGACGGCACCTTGCTTGGCTATGCCTATGCCGGCGCCTTCCGGCCACGCCCGGCCTATCGCTTTGTCGTCGAGGATTCCGTCTATGTCGCGCCTGAAGCCAAGGGGCAAGGCGTCGGGCTCAAGCTGATGCAAGGGTTGGTCGAGGCGGCGCAGGCGGCAGGCTTTCGCCAGATCATCGCTGTCATCGGTGACGGCCACCCAGACAGTGCCTCGGTGCGCTTGCATGAAAAGCTCGGCTTTCGCCATTCAGGGCGCCTCGAAGGCTCGGGCTACAAGCACGGACGCTGGCTGGACACGGTATTCATGCAGTTGTCGATCAACGGCGGAGCGCTGGTTCCGCCTGACTCCGACTCACTGCCTGAGCGGAAATTCCGTGAATAA